The Gemmatimonadaceae bacterium genome window below encodes:
- a CDS encoding NADP-dependent oxidoreductase, giving the protein MTLSTQTMQAAAIDRFGGLETITLQTLPVPEVGPDEVLIRVEAAGVAVWDVFEREGGFAQMFGIEAKFPYVLGSDGAGTVAAIGEQVSRFKQGDRVYAAALTNPKGGFYAEYAAVKADNVSHTPDKLTTEQAGVMASDALTALRGLDEVLGLKQGENLMIFGASGGIGHLAVQLAKRMGARVLAVASGDDGVALARRLGADVVVEGHTGDVAVAARDFAPDGLDAALVTAGGEAANRALKAVRDGGRVAHPNGVMPELKAPPGVRLSSYDVVPDREAIGKLNRLIEAGPFEVHVARTFPLDKAAEAHRALDGHYLGKLALRPR; this is encoded by the coding sequence TTCGGCGGTCTTGAGACGATCACTCTGCAAACGTTGCCCGTGCCCGAGGTCGGGCCGGACGAGGTCCTGATCCGGGTCGAGGCGGCCGGCGTGGCGGTGTGGGATGTTTTCGAGCGCGAGGGAGGCTTCGCCCAGATGTTCGGAATCGAGGCGAAGTTTCCCTATGTGCTCGGCTCCGATGGAGCGGGCACGGTTGCCGCTATCGGCGAGCAGGTCAGCCGCTTCAAGCAAGGCGACCGGGTGTACGCCGCTGCCCTCACAAACCCCAAGGGCGGGTTCTACGCCGAGTACGCTGCGGTGAAAGCCGACAACGTCTCGCACACTCCCGACAAGCTGACGACCGAGCAGGCGGGCGTCATGGCGAGCGATGCGTTGACCGCGCTCCGCGGCTTGGACGAGGTATTGGGACTGAAGCAGGGCGAGAACCTGATGATTTTCGGCGCCAGCGGCGGCATCGGACACCTGGCCGTTCAGCTCGCCAAGCGGATGGGCGCCCGCGTGTTGGCCGTGGCTTCGGGCGATGACGGCGTGGCGCTTGCCCGGCGGCTGGGTGCCGACGTCGTCGTGGAAGGGCACACAGGCGATGTGGCGGTTGCCGCGCGCGACTTTGCCCCCGACGGTCTCGACGCCGCCCTCGTCACTGCCGGCGGTGAAGCGGCTAATCGAGCGCTGAAAGCAGTCCGCGACGGAGGCCGGGTTGCCCACCCCAACGGCGTGATGCCCGAGCTGAAGGCCCCGCCCGGCGTGCGCCTCAGCAGCTACGACGTCGTGCCCGATCGGGAGGCGATCGGCAAGCTCAACCGCCTGATCGAGGCCGGCCCGTTTGAAGTCCACGTCGCCCGCACCTTTCCACTCGACAAGGCTGCAGAGGCGCACCGCGCGCTCGACGGACATTACCTCGGCAAGCTCGCCCTGCGGCCGCGCTGA